A single region of the Halorussus salinus genome encodes:
- a CDS encoding sodium/proline symporter produces the protein MQSSGGGLAGDAGVWVLGTFALYLVVLLGIGLYSSRFMDSVGDYVIGGREIGPVVTGFSERASEMSGWLTLGVPSDAYSTGIMAFLNGLGMIPADLFAWAGIAKRLRKYTELVRSVTLPTFFATRLGDDTGAVKGVSAVVLMLFEGGYVGAQIVAAGTLLQILTGIEPWVGILVGGVIVIGYTFLGGYFAVAWSDYFQGAIILGAFILLPVIAFTNMGLPFDEVAATAGQSMTSITAGTAGWAAVFGIISYAAIGLGVPGNPHIMVRFMGIDRVKNIRTAALVAQLFMFVAYVGAALVGLYAVATFGEGAITNGDEVMPMLTLDLLPGAIAGIVLAAALAAMMSSADSQLLVATSAVVEDVYHGFFNQDATEEELVAYSRYVTFGLGAASVAFAYLAKSTPIYTLVLDYAWGGLGAAIGPTVIATLWWKRVTAKGSVASMVVGASTMILWTQLSTVIDLLGLSATVESSAFLSGLVGVYGLFPAFIVSVITLVTVSLFTEPPAGVEDHFDVFDKPLSAVIADGSAPDYATDGGTNDDTSPKVVTEADNIRGHVAASGYWDDDER, from the coding sequence ATGCAGAGTAGCGGGGGCGGACTCGCGGGCGACGCGGGCGTCTGGGTGCTGGGCACCTTCGCACTCTATCTGGTCGTCCTGTTGGGCATCGGCCTCTACTCCTCGCGGTTCATGGACTCGGTGGGCGACTACGTCATCGGCGGGCGCGAAATCGGTCCCGTCGTGACCGGCTTCTCCGAGCGGGCCTCCGAGATGAGCGGCTGGCTCACCCTCGGCGTGCCCTCTGACGCCTACAGCACCGGTATCATGGCGTTCCTCAACGGACTCGGGATGATTCCGGCCGACCTGTTCGCGTGGGCTGGCATCGCCAAGCGACTCCGCAAGTACACCGAACTCGTCCGGTCGGTGACGCTCCCGACGTTCTTCGCCACCCGACTCGGCGACGACACCGGCGCGGTCAAGGGCGTCTCGGCGGTCGTCCTCATGCTGTTCGAGGGCGGCTACGTCGGTGCCCAAATCGTCGCGGCCGGGACCTTGCTTCAGATTCTGACCGGCATCGAGCCGTGGGTCGGCATCTTGGTCGGCGGCGTCATCGTCATCGGCTACACTTTCCTCGGGGGCTACTTCGCCGTCGCGTGGTCCGACTACTTCCAAGGAGCCATCATCCTCGGGGCGTTCATCCTCCTGCCCGTCATCGCGTTCACCAACATGGGCCTGCCCTTCGACGAGGTGGCGGCCACCGCTGGCCAGTCGATGACCAGCATCACGGCCGGAACCGCTGGCTGGGCCGCCGTCTTCGGCATCATCAGTTACGCCGCCATCGGTCTCGGGGTGCCGGGCAACCCCCACATCATGGTCCGGTTCATGGGCATCGACCGCGTGAAGAACATCCGGACCGCCGCGCTGGTCGCCCAGCTGTTCATGTTCGTCGCGTACGTCGGCGCGGCGCTGGTCGGTCTCTACGCCGTCGCCACGTTCGGCGAGGGTGCCATCACGAACGGCGACGAGGTGATGCCGATGCTGACCCTCGACCTCCTGCCCGGCGCAATCGCCGGTATCGTCCTCGCGGCCGCGCTCGCCGCGATGATGTCCAGCGCCGACTCCCAACTGCTGGTCGCCACCAGCGCGGTCGTGGAGGACGTGTATCACGGCTTCTTCAATCAGGACGCCACCGAGGAGGAACTCGTGGCCTACTCGCGGTACGTCACCTTCGGCCTCGGCGCGGCGAGCGTCGCGTTCGCCTACCTCGCCAAGAGTACGCCCATCTACACGCTCGTCCTCGACTACGCGTGGGGCGGCCTCGGGGCCGCCATCGGCCCGACGGTCATCGCCACGCTCTGGTGGAAGCGCGTGACGGCTAAGGGGTCGGTCGCCAGCATGGTCGTCGGCGCGTCCACGATGATTCTGTGGACCCAGCTCTCGACCGTCATCGACCTCCTCGGTCTCTCGGCGACGGTCGAGAGTTCGGCGTTCCTCTCGGGTCTCGTCGGCGTCTACGGCCTGTTCCCGGCGTTCATCGTCTCGGTGATTACGCTGGTCACGGTCTCGCTGTTCACCGAACCGCCCGCGGGCGTCGAGGACCACTTCGACGTGTTCGACAAGCCACTCTCGGCCGTCATCGCCGACGGCAGTGCGCCCGACTACGCCACCGACGGCGGGACGAACGACGACACCTCGCCGAAGGTCGTGACCGAGGCCGACAACATCCGCGGCCACGTCGCCGCGTCGGGCTACTGGGACGACGATGAGCGCTGA
- the cysK gene encoding cysteine synthase A — MTESSLSGRSAEAAASADEESPEIAESIEEFVGGTPLLALDAFADNLLGKVDGRNPYSVKDRIAREMLDAAEEAGELGPDGVVVESTSGNTGIGLAAMCAARGYDLVLTMPESMSDERRALLGALGAELVLTPADEGMGGANRRAEELAEERGGLLARQFENEANPRAHRRTTGPEIWRATGGEVDAFVAGVGTGGTITGVSEYVKEERGRDDFSSVAVEPAASPTLSEQSAEGHDIQGIGPGFVPDILRTELVDEVRAVEGETAKDAARKLARTEGLAVGVSAGAAVAAAAEYARENPDETVVTMLPDTGERYLSTDLYE, encoded by the coding sequence ATGACCGAATCGAGCCTCTCCGGAAGGTCCGCCGAAGCCGCGGCGTCGGCCGACGAGGAGTCCCCCGAAATCGCCGAGTCCATCGAGGAGTTCGTGGGCGGGACGCCCCTGCTCGCCCTCGACGCGTTCGCCGACAACCTCCTCGGGAAGGTGGACGGCCGGAACCCCTACTCGGTGAAAGACCGCATCGCCCGCGAGATGCTGGACGCCGCCGAGGAGGCCGGTGAACTCGGCCCGGACGGCGTGGTGGTCGAATCGACCAGCGGCAACACCGGCATCGGACTCGCGGCGATGTGCGCGGCCCGCGGCTACGACCTCGTGTTGACGATGCCCGAGTCGATGTCCGACGAGCGCCGCGCGCTCTTGGGGGCACTCGGGGCCGAACTGGTCCTCACGCCCGCCGACGAGGGGATGGGCGGCGCGAACCGGCGCGCCGAGGAGTTGGCCGAGGAACGCGGCGGCCTCCTCGCGCGCCAGTTCGAGAACGAGGCCAACCCCCGCGCCCACCGGCGCACGACCGGCCCCGAAATCTGGCGGGCGACCGGGGGCGAGGTGGACGCGTTCGTCGCTGGCGTCGGGACCGGTGGGACCATCACCGGCGTCTCGGAGTACGTCAAAGAGGAGCGCGGCCGTGACGACTTCTCCTCGGTCGCGGTCGAACCCGCCGCGTCGCCGACCCTCTCCGAGCAGTCGGCCGAGGGCCACGACATCCAAGGCATCGGACCGGGGTTCGTGCCCGACATCCTCCGGACGGAACTCGTGGACGAGGTTCGAGCGGTCGAGGGCGAGACCGCCAAGGACGCCGCCCGGAAACTGGCCCGAACCGAGGGCCTCGCGGTCGGCGTCTCGGCGGGCGCGGCGGTCGCCGCGGCGGCCGAGTACGCCCGCGAGAACCCCGATGAGACGGTCGTGACGATGCTCCCCGACACCGGCGAGCGGTACCTCTCGACGGACCTCTACGAGTAG
- a CDS encoding GNAT family N-acetyltransferase, with protein MTLESVAAALREEARATDERRLLVLTGDRDACYEAADAALDAAGLDRDETTLVGTGSLDCERVGPKHADRLLGTTRDCVVFDAHADFRPNALGRVVGAVDGGGLLVLLAPDLDSWPDGRTDFDRTLAVPPDDADAVTGHFRRRFAETLRSHPGIAVFDADSETVERDGLTHPAPRLSTAEEGAPVGSPAGGSAELPADRGFPDAAYEACLTDGQMSVVRELEALRETDGDSRDDERTAVVVEADRGRGKSSAAGIAAGSLAAEGADVLVTAPEYRSCREVFVRAHELLKALGYEVETDHDPPKSIETAGGGRVRFADPTEASSLLGESGEPKSSDAADAHDAADAPDAVFVDEAAALSVRLLERFLAAPKVAFTTTIHGYEGAGRGFSVRFRDRLAESDHEVVETGLAEPIRYAAGDPVEVWAFRALLLDARPPVDAAVADADPESVAYRALSPEELLADETLLREAFGLLVLAHYRTEPDDLARLLDAPNLTVRALVREGSATGGRDDEDATGRGDDATGRPHVVAVALLAREGGLPADVREHMYEGGRVRGNMLPDVLTSQLRDEEAGVPVGRRVMRIATHHAVRSRGLGSRLLGEIRAEFEGELDWLGVGYGATPELLRFWRANGYRTVQLSTTRNDTSGEYSALMLDPLTEAGAALHDRHADWFASRVSSMLADPLRDADPDVVRALLRSVDASVELDLSAWDWRAVAASAYGPGLYDAAPRPFRRVALRYFVDAGDESASEEEATLSAREEGLLVRKVLQGHPWPEVADELGFHSAGQCMRALGDAYEPLVDRYGDDAAMAERRRYAEQE; from the coding sequence ATGACTCTCGAATCGGTCGCGGCCGCGCTCCGCGAGGAGGCCCGCGCGACCGACGAGCGGCGACTCCTCGTCCTCACCGGCGACCGGGACGCCTGCTACGAGGCCGCGGACGCCGCGCTCGACGCGGCCGGACTCGACCGCGACGAGACAACGCTGGTCGGCACCGGCAGTCTCGACTGCGAGCGCGTCGGCCCGAAGCACGCCGACCGCCTGCTGGGGACCACCCGCGACTGCGTGGTCTTCGACGCCCACGCCGACTTCCGGCCGAACGCGCTCGGCCGGGTCGTCGGGGCGGTGGACGGGGGCGGCCTGCTCGTCTTGCTGGCCCCCGACCTCGACTCGTGGCCCGACGGGCGCACCGATTTCGACCGCACGCTTGCGGTCCCGCCAGACGACGCGGACGCCGTGACGGGCCACTTCCGGCGGCGGTTCGCCGAGACGCTCCGCTCTCATCCCGGTATCGCCGTCTTCGACGCGGACTCCGAGACGGTCGAGCGCGACGGGCTGACCCACCCCGCGCCGCGGCTCTCGACCGCCGAGGAGGGAGCGCCGGTCGGGTCGCCCGCGGGCGGTTCGGCCGAACTCCCCGCCGACCGTGGGTTCCCGGACGCGGCTTACGAGGCGTGTCTCACGGACGGCCAGATGTCGGTCGTCCGCGAGTTGGAAGCCCTGCGAGAGACCGACGGCGACTCGCGGGACGACGAGAGGACCGCGGTCGTCGTGGAGGCCGACCGCGGCCGGGGCAAGTCCAGCGCGGCGGGCATCGCGGCCGGGAGCCTCGCCGCCGAGGGCGCGGACGTGTTGGTCACGGCCCCGGAGTACCGGAGCTGTCGGGAGGTGTTCGTCCGCGCGCACGAACTGCTGAAGGCGCTCGGCTACGAGGTCGAGACCGACCACGACCCGCCCAAGAGCATCGAAACGGCTGGCGGAGGCCGCGTCAGATTCGCCGACCCGACCGAGGCCTCGAGTCTGCTCGGCGAGTCCGGCGAACCGAAATCCTCCGACGCCGCCGACGCTCACGACGCCGCCGACGCCCCCGACGCAGTTTTCGTGGACGAGGCCGCGGCGCTGTCGGTCCGCCTGCTCGAACGCTTCTTGGCCGCTCCGAAGGTCGCCTTTACCACGACTATTCACGGCTACGAGGGCGCTGGACGGGGGTTCTCGGTCCGGTTCCGCGACCGCCTCGCCGAGAGCGACCACGAGGTCGTCGAGACCGGACTCGCCGAACCCATCCGGTACGCCGCGGGCGACCCCGTGGAGGTGTGGGCGTTCCGCGCGCTCCTGCTCGACGCTCGGCCGCCGGTGGACGCGGCGGTCGCCGACGCCGACCCGGAGTCCGTCGCGTACCGCGCGCTCTCGCCCGAGGAGTTGCTCGCCGACGAGACCCTGCTCCGGGAGGCGTTCGGCCTGCTGGTGTTGGCCCACTACCGGACCGAACCCGACGACCTCGCGCGACTGCTGGACGCGCCGAACCTGACGGTTCGGGCGCTCGTCCGGGAGGGCAGTGCGACCGGCGGGAGGGACGACGAGGACGCGACCGGTCGCGGCGACGACGCAACCGGACGCCCGCACGTCGTCGCGGTCGCGCTCCTCGCGCGCGAGGGCGGCCTACCCGCGGACGTGCGCGAACACATGTACGAGGGCGGCCGCGTGCGGGGCAACATGCTCCCCGACGTGCTGACCTCCCAACTCCGGGACGAGGAGGCCGGAGTCCCGGTCGGGCGGCGCGTGATGCGCATCGCCACCCACCACGCGGTTCGCTCGCGGGGCTTGGGGTCGCGGCTCCTCGGCGAGATTCGCGCGGAGTTCGAAGGCGAGTTGGACTGGCTCGGCGTCGGCTACGGCGCGACACCCGAACTCCTGCGGTTCTGGCGCGCGAACGGCTACCGGACGGTCCAACTCTCGACCACCAGAAACGACACCAGCGGGGAGTACTCGGCGCTGATGCTCGACCCCCTGACCGAGGCGGGCGCGGCGCTCCACGACCGCCACGCCGACTGGTTCGCCTCGCGGGTCTCCTCGATGCTGGCCGACCCCCTCCGAGACGCCGACCCCGACGTGGTTCGGGCGCTTCTGCGGTCGGTCGATGCGTCGGTCGAACTCGACCTCTCGGCGTGGGACTGGCGAGCGGTCGCGGCGAGCGCGTACGGTCCCGGCCTCTACGACGCCGCTCCTCGGCCCTTCCGACGGGTCGCGCTCCGGTACTTCGTGGACGCGGGCGACGAGAGCGCGAGCGAAGAAGAGGCGACCCTCTCGGCGCGCGAGGAGGGTCTCCTCGTGAGGAAAGTGTTGCAGGGCCACCCGTGGCCGGAGGTGGCCGACGAACTGGGCTTCCACTCGGCGGGCCAGTGCATGCGGGCGCTCGGCGACGCCTACGAGCCGCTGGTGGACCGCTACGGCGACGACGCCGCGATGGCCGAGAGGCGGCGCTACGCGGAACAAGAGTAG
- a CDS encoding penicillin acylase family protein — MDIDTTRRALVAAIVGGGAVGGSLSPVRGYLDRFAPYSGSAWRDATDRTNRRVESPYGPATVRYDDHGTAHVETGEAHHVSDRASSAERGSANHSSGQRPREGGESREEGGPSGERALYFAVGYAQAADRLFQMDLQRRVMRGQLSEVVGERALDSDEFHVKMDFVGGAEANLELLDGTPTGEAVEAFCEGVNACREREALPLEFGLLEYEPDPWTPADTMLMEQQISWGLTGSFWTLRRERLARKLGEETVDELYPFRLDHDVPIIREGDGEASGAQSRGNRRAVSPSGDFEGGELLDWLADFESPPGVGSNSWVVSGDRTASGKPIVANDPHLSLMAPPVWYEMNLRSDDVSVRGVTFPGVPFVVIGENDAGAWGFTNSGADVIDFYSYETDESGDRYRYEGEWREFETDERTIEVSDAEDRTVTVRKTVHGPLLEREGQRVGVSWTGHTATRTSAAIHEYSETDGMDDFLAATEKMDLPTQNVVYADRDGNTLFYVTGKIPIRTVGNDEVWGTRVFDGSAGEAEWEGFEPFGVSSWEGFVPFDEKPHVLNPDYLGTANQRVEDDPDHYVGEQYATPYRGQRLYELLDERADADEPMDPQFMRRMQRDAKSARAEQVVDELVAAAEGEDGLGDAAAALRDWDARMVRDSRAALVFLKWFERFRDETFGDEFEANDLDAEDYPNDWVLATLPEDSRWFGDEGREAVMVRALRAALDDIEEGATYGDYNTTAAITHPFDQSFLNYPAYPTDGSAYTLNNYRKESAVGSSWRQVCPMAEREQSVCVLPGGNSGEYFSDHYDDQLRLWADGKYKSMSREIRGETAIEFEAADSEGDR; from the coding sequence ATGGACATAGATACCACGCGACGCGCGCTCGTCGCCGCCATCGTCGGCGGCGGCGCGGTCGGCGGGTCGCTCTCGCCGGTCAGGGGGTATCTCGACCGGTTCGCGCCCTACTCCGGGTCGGCGTGGCGGGACGCGACCGACCGGACGAACCGGCGCGTCGAGAGTCCCTACGGCCCGGCGACGGTGCGCTACGACGACCATGGGACCGCGCACGTCGAGACCGGCGAGGCGCACCACGTCTCGGACCGTGCGAGTAGCGCAGAGCGAGGCTCTGCGAACCATTCGAGCGGCCAGCGACCGCGAGAAGGCGGCGAAAGCCGCGAGGAGGGCGGCCCGTCGGGCGAACGGGCGCTCTACTTCGCGGTCGGCTACGCGCAGGCCGCCGACCGGCTCTTTCAGATGGACCTCCAGCGCCGGGTCATGCGCGGGCAACTCTCGGAAGTGGTCGGCGAGCGCGCGCTCGACTCCGACGAGTTCCACGTGAAGATGGACTTCGTCGGCGGCGCGGAAGCGAACCTCGAACTCCTCGACGGGACGCCGACCGGCGAGGCGGTCGAGGCGTTCTGCGAGGGCGTCAACGCCTGCCGGGAACGGGAAGCCCTGCCCCTCGAATTCGGCCTGCTGGAGTACGAACCGGACCCGTGGACGCCCGCCGACACGATGCTGATGGAACAGCAGATTTCGTGGGGACTGACCGGGAGTTTCTGGACACTCCGGCGCGAACGACTCGCCCGGAAACTCGGCGAGGAGACCGTCGATGAACTCTACCCCTTCCGGTTGGACCACGACGTGCCGATTATCCGCGAGGGCGACGGCGAGGCCTCGGGCGCACAGAGTCGGGGGAATCGTCGGGCCGTCTCGCCGTCGGGCGACTTCGAGGGAGGGGAACTCCTCGATTGGCTCGCCGACTTCGAGTCACCGCCGGGCGTCGGGTCGAACAGTTGGGTGGTCTCGGGCGACCGGACCGCGAGCGGGAAACCCATCGTCGCCAACGACCCGCACCTCTCGCTGATGGCTCCGCCGGTTTGGTACGAGATGAACCTCCGGTCCGACGACGTGAGCGTCCGAGGAGTGACGTTCCCCGGCGTCCCGTTCGTCGTCATCGGCGAGAACGACGCGGGCGCGTGGGGATTCACCAACTCGGGAGCCGACGTTATCGACTTCTACAGCTACGAGACCGACGAGTCGGGCGACCGGTACCGCTACGAGGGCGAGTGGCGCGAGTTCGAGACCGACGAGCGGACCATCGAAGTCAGCGACGCCGAGGACCGGACCGTCACGGTCCGCAAGACGGTCCACGGGCCGCTACTGGAACGCGAGGGCCAGCGGGTCGGCGTCTCGTGGACCGGCCACACCGCGACCCGGACCTCGGCGGCGATTCACGAGTACAGCGAGACCGACGGGATGGACGACTTCCTCGCGGCGACCGAGAAGATGGACCTGCCGACCCAGAACGTCGTCTACGCCGACCGGGACGGGAACACCCTATTCTACGTCACGGGGAAGATTCCGATTCGCACGGTAGGTAACGACGAGGTTTGGGGAACGCGGGTGTTCGACGGGTCGGCGGGCGAGGCCGAGTGGGAGGGCTTCGAGCCGTTCGGCGTCTCGTCGTGGGAGGGGTTCGTCCCCTTCGACGAGAAGCCCCACGTCCTGAATCCGGACTACCTCGGCACGGCGAACCAGCGCGTCGAAGACGACCCTGACCACTACGTCGGCGAGCAGTACGCGACGCCCTACCGGGGGCAGCGACTCTACGAGCTGTTGGACGAGCGCGCCGACGCCGACGAGCCGATGGACCCCCAGTTCATGCGCCGGATGCAACGCGACGCGAAGTCGGCCCGCGCCGAGCAGGTCGTGGACGAACTCGTCGCGGCCGCGGAGGGCGAGGACGGACTCGGCGACGCCGCCGCCGCGCTCCGGGACTGGGACGCCCGGATGGTACGGGACTCGCGCGCCGCGCTCGTCTTCCTGAAGTGGTTCGAGCGGTTCCGCGACGAGACCTTCGGCGACGAGTTCGAGGCCAACGACCTCGACGCCGAGGACTACCCGAACGACTGGGTGCTGGCGACCCTGCCCGAAGACAGCCGGTGGTTCGGCGACGAGGGCCGCGAGGCGGTGATGGTCCGGGCGCTCCGGGCCGCGCTGGACGACATCGAGGAGGGCGCGACCTACGGCGACTACAACACCACCGCGGCCATCACCCACCCGTTCGACCAGTCGTTCTTGAACTACCCCGCGTACCCGACCGACGGGTCGGCCTACACGCTGAACAACTACCGCAAGGAGTCGGCGGTCGGGAGCAGTTGGCGGCAGGTCTGCCCGATGGCCGAGCGCGAGCAGTCGGTCTGCGTCCTGCCGGGCGGCAACTCCGGGGAGTACTTCTCGGACCACTACGACGACCAACTCCGGCTCTGGGCCGACGGGAAGTACAAGTCGATGAGCCGCGAAATCCGCGGCGAGACGGCCATCGAGTTCGAGGCCGCCGACTCGGAGGGCGACCGATGA
- a CDS encoding 30S ribosomal protein S28e, giving the protein MSAEESEEEGSTPAEVIEIVGKTGMHGEAMQVKCRIREGENQGRIITRNCLGPVREGDVLQLRETAREADSIGGQ; this is encoded by the coding sequence ATGAGTGCAGAGGAATCCGAAGAAGAAGGCTCCACGCCCGCCGAAGTGATCGAAATCGTCGGCAAGACGGGGATGCACGGCGAGGCCATGCAGGTCAAGTGCCGCATCCGTGAGGGCGAGAATCAGGGCCGCATCATCACGCGGAACTGCCTCGGCCCCGTCCGCGAGGGCGACGTGTTGCAACTGCGCGAGACCGCACGCGAAGCCGACTCCATCGGAGGTCAGTAA
- a CDS encoding HalOD1 output domain-containing protein → MDESNVTYTDGDIETRHISGGPPSEAVVLAVADARDRDPIDLPPLNDTLDPDALDALFAETASGRPRTGGRVTFEYAGCTVAVFGSGDVVVKAGD, encoded by the coding sequence ATGGATGAATCGAACGTTACGTACACCGATGGCGACATCGAAACCCGCCACATCTCCGGAGGACCGCCGAGCGAAGCGGTCGTGCTGGCCGTCGCCGACGCCCGCGACCGCGACCCCATCGACCTCCCGCCGCTGAACGACACGCTGGACCCCGACGCCCTCGACGCGCTGTTCGCCGAGACGGCCTCGGGGCGTCCGCGAACCGGCGGTCGCGTCACCTTCGAGTACGCTGGCTGTACCGTGGCCGTGTTCGGGTCCGGCGACGTAGTGGTGAAGGCGGGCGACTGA
- the rpl7ae gene encoding 50S ribosomal protein L7Ae: MPVYVNFDVPADLQDSAIEALEVARDTGTVKKGTNETTKAVERGNADLVYIAEDVQPEEIVMHLPELADEKGIPFIFVETQDDIGHAAGLEVGSAAAAVTDSGEAEDDIEDIADKVEELR; the protein is encoded by the coding sequence ATGCCAGTGTACGTAAACTTCGACGTCCCAGCCGACCTCCAAGACAGCGCCATCGAGGCGCTCGAGGTCGCCCGAGACACCGGAACCGTCAAGAAAGGAACCAACGAGACGACCAAGGCAGTCGAGCGCGGCAACGCGGACCTCGTCTACATCGCCGAGGACGTTCAGCCCGAGGAGATCGTCATGCACCTGCCTGAACTCGCCGACGAGAAGGGCATCCCCTTCATCTTCGTCGAGACGCAGGACGACATCGGTCACGCCGCCGGACTCGAAGTCGGAAGCGCCGCCGCCGCGGTCACCGACTCCGGCGAGGCCGAAGACGACATCGAGGACATCGCCGACAAGGTCGAGGAACTTCGCTGA
- a CDS encoding 16S ribosomal RNA methyltransferase A, translating into MTDARDAEGDLRDPDALLRRAGVQGNPDRDQHFLVDDRVLDRLPEYALEAEFDLSHVLEIGPGTGALTDRLLAVADEVTVIERDRDLAAFLREEFADAIAAGRLTVVTGDALDVDLPDFSACISNLPYGVSSEITFRLLPRGKPTLLMFQKEFAERMAADVGTDDYGRLSVSAQHYADVEVVEPVPKEAFSPPPEVESAVVRTTPRAPNYEVEDEEFFLRFVKAVFTQRRKTLRNAIRNTGHISGLDDADAPVAAISEGKTELDPDVLSKRAGKIPPETFAALATVAAEYGLDGGENG; encoded by the coding sequence ATGACCGACGCACGCGACGCGGAGGGCGACCTCCGCGACCCCGACGCCCTCCTCAGACGGGCGGGCGTCCAGGGCAACCCCGACCGGGACCAGCACTTCCTCGTGGACGACCGGGTTCTCGACCGACTGCCGGAGTACGCGCTCGAAGCGGAGTTCGACCTCTCGCACGTCCTCGAAATCGGGCCGGGGACCGGCGCGCTGACCGACCGTCTCCTCGCGGTCGCCGACGAAGTGACCGTGATAGAGCGCGACCGGGACCTCGCGGCCTTCCTGCGCGAGGAGTTCGCCGACGCAATCGCGGCCGGACGCCTGACGGTCGTGACCGGCGACGCGCTCGACGTGGACCTCCCCGACTTCTCGGCCTGCATCTCGAATCTCCCCTACGGCGTCTCCAGCGAGATTACCTTCCGACTCCTCCCGCGCGGGAAGCCGACGCTGTTGATGTTCCAGAAGGAGTTCGCCGAGCGCATGGCCGCCGACGTGGGCACCGACGACTACGGTCGCCTCTCGGTGAGCGCCCAGCACTACGCCGACGTGGAAGTGGTCGAACCCGTACCCAAGGAGGCGTTCTCGCCGCCGCCGGAGGTCGAGAGTGCCGTCGTCCGGACGACTCCTCGCGCGCCGAACTACGAAGTCGAGGACGAGGAGTTCTTCCTCCGGTTCGTGAAGGCCGTCTTCACCCAACGGCGCAAGACGCTCCGGAACGCGATTCGCAACACCGGCCACATCTCGGGACTGGACGACGCCGACGCGCCGGTCGCGGCCATCTCGGAGGGAAAGACGGAGTTGGACCCCGACGTACTCAGCAAGCGCGCGGGCAAGATTCCCCCCGAGACGTTCGCCGCGCTGGCGACGGTCGCCGCCGAGTACGGTCTCGACGGAGGTGAGAACGGGTGA
- a CDS encoding 50S ribosomal protein L24e, with translation MPQSRVCDFCGDDIEPGTGTMFVRTDGSTVHFCSAKCEKNADLGREPRDLEWTEDGSTEETER, from the coding sequence ATGCCCCAATCCCGAGTTTGTGACTTCTGTGGCGACGACATCGAGCCCGGCACGGGCACGATGTTCGTCCGCACGGACGGCAGTACGGTCCACTTCTGCTCGGCGAAGTGCGAGAAGAACGCCGACCTCGGCCGCGAACCCCGCGACCTCGAATGGACCGAGGACGGCAGTACCGAGGAGACCGAGCGATGA
- the ndk gene encoding nucleoside-diphosphate kinase, with protein sequence MSDETERTFVMVKPDGVQRGLIGEIVSRFEERGLKMVAGKFMQMSEDLAHEHYGEHEGKPFFEGLVDFITSGPVFAMVWEGQDATRQVRKMMGETDPAESAPGTIRGDFGLDLGRNVIHGSDHEDEGANEREIDLFFDDEELVDYERIDETWLYE encoded by the coding sequence ATGAGCGACGAGACCGAGCGCACCTTCGTGATGGTCAAGCCCGACGGCGTCCAGCGCGGCCTCATCGGCGAGATCGTCTCCCGATTCGAGGAGCGCGGTCTGAAGATGGTCGCCGGGAAGTTCATGCAGATGAGCGAGGACCTCGCTCACGAACACTACGGCGAACACGAGGGTAAGCCCTTTTTCGAGGGTCTCGTGGACTTCATCACGTCCGGTCCCGTCTTCGCGATGGTCTGGGAAGGCCAAGACGCGACCCGGCAGGTCCGCAAGATGATGGGCGAGACCGACCCGGCCGAGTCCGCGCCCGGCACCATCCGCGGCGACTTCGGACTCGACCTCGGTCGCAACGTCATCCACGGGTCGGACCACGAGGACGAAGGCGCGAACGAGCGCGAAATCGACCTCTTCTTCGACGACGAGGAGTTGGTCGATTACGAGCGCATCGACGAGACGTGGCTGTACGAATAA
- a CDS encoding glycerophosphodiester phosphodiesterase, producing the protein MQLTAHRGFGDQHPENTVCAARRSSRFADAVEIDVQRCGTGELVVSHWNEVELVTDGRGEVAELSATELADLRVDESDCGIPLLTEVLAAIPPEVDLNIEIKETGVVADLLAALEGVENDVVISSLHPDPLWRTRMLDDEIPLAFNFDVRPEANFETATALDCAYANPHWTLCFATDFVERAHDAGMEVHAWPVGSQALAWALARRGVDGLILTKPL; encoded by the coding sequence GTGCAGTTAACCGCCCACCGCGGGTTCGGCGACCAGCATCCCGAGAACACCGTCTGCGCGGCCCGGCGCTCGTCGCGGTTCGCCGACGCGGTGGAAATCGACGTTCAGCGGTGCGGAACGGGCGAACTCGTCGTCTCCCACTGGAACGAGGTCGAACTCGTCACCGACGGCCGGGGCGAGGTCGCGGAGTTGTCGGCGACCGAACTCGCCGACCTCAGGGTCGACGAGTCCGACTGCGGCATCCCCCTGCTGACCGAAGTGCTGGCCGCGATTCCGCCGGAGGTGGACCTCAATATCGAAATCAAGGAGACCGGCGTGGTCGCGGACCTCCTCGCGGCGCTGGAGGGCGTGGAGAACGACGTTGTAATCTCGTCGCTCCACCCCGACCCGCTCTGGCGCACCCGGATGCTGGACGACGAGATTCCCTTGGCGTTCAACTTCGACGTGCGCCCGGAGGCGAACTTCGAGACCGCCACGGCGCTCGATTGTGCGTATGCCAATCCCCACTGGACGCTCTGTTTCGCCACCGACTTCGTAGAGCGCGCTCACGACGCGGGCATGGAGGTCCACGCGTGGCCGGTCGGGTCGCAGGCGCTCGCGTGGGCGCTCGCACGGCGGGGCGTAGACGGGCTGATTCTCACGAAACCGCTCTGA